In Gossypium arboreum isolate Shixiya-1 chromosome 5, ASM2569848v2, whole genome shotgun sequence, a single genomic region encodes these proteins:
- the LOC108453321 gene encoding ADP,ATP carrier protein 1, chloroplastic codes for MEAVLKTRGLLSLPPNPTRARSLLNPSQGLKQRLFASKPLGLNGLSVSYKRVPSVVAKPNGLFPEQKSFICKAEAAAAGDGQPLIGESEKKPKFLGIELVTLKKIIPLGLMFFCILFNYTILRDTKDVLVVTAKGSSAEIIPFLKTWVNLPMAVGFMLLYTKLANVLSKKALFYTVIVPFIIFFGSFGFLLYPLSNYIHPEALADKLLAVLGPRFLGPLAILRIWSFCLFYVMAELWGSVVISVLFWGFANQITTVDEAKRFYPLFGLGANVALIFSGRTVKYFSNLRKNLGPGIDGWAISLRGMMSIVVLMGAVICFLYWWVNTFVPLPTRSRKKKEKPKMGTMESLKFLVSSRYIRDLATLVVAYGISINLVEVTWKSKLKAQFPSPNEYSSFMGDFSTGTGVATFIMMLLSQFIFDKYGWGVAATITPTVLLLTGVGFFSLILFGDPFAPTLAKFGMTPLLAAVYVGALQNIFSKSAKYSLFDPCKEMAYIPLDEDTKVKGKAAIDVVCNPLGKSGGALIQQFMILTFGSLANSTPYLGGILMVIVFAWLSAARSLDVQFTALRREEELEKEMERAAVKIPIVSESGSVSPSGSSVDPVAGDSPGSSSETSTPSNI; via the exons ATGGAAGCTGTTCTAAAAACCAGAGGGCTTCTTTCATTACCACCAAATCCGACCAGAGCCAGAAGCCTTTTGAACCCATCACAAGGCTTAAAGCAGAGGCTCTTTGCTTCGAAACCCTTAGGCCTTAATGGGTTGTCGGTGTCTTATAAAAGAGTTCCAAGCGTTGTAGCAAAACCAAATGGTTTATTCCCGGAACAGAAGAGCTTCATTTGCAAGGCCGAGGCTGCCGCTGCAGGCGATGGACAGCCTTTGATTGGAGAATCTGAGAAGAAGCCAAAGTTCTTGGGTATTGAGCTTGTGACTCTTAAGAAGATTATCCCACTCGGGTTAATGTTCTTTTGTATCCTCTTCAATTACACAATACTCAGGGACACAAAGGACGTCTTGGTTGTGACAGCTAAAGGAAGCAGTGCTGAGATTATACCATTTTTGAAAACATGGGTTAATTTGCCTATGGCAGTTGGGTTCATGTTGTTATATACAAAGTTGGCAAATGTGTTGTCAAAGAAGGCTCTTTTCTACACTGTTATTGTTCCTTTCATAATCTTTTTTGGTTCATTTGGGTTTCTGTTGTATCCTCTCAGCAATTACATCCACCCTGAAGCACTTGCTGATAAGCTTCTTGCAGTCCTTGGACCAAGATTTCTTGGTCCTCTTGCAATTCTGAGGATTTGGAGTTTCTGCTTGTTCTATGTCATGGCTGAACTTTGGGGTAGTGTGGTCATTTCTGTTCTATTTTGGGGGTTTGCTAATCAG ATAACTACTGTAGATGAAGCAAAGAGATTCTATCCACTGTTTGGACTTGGTGCGAATGTTGCCCTCATTTTCTCTGGTCGAACTGTTAAGTACTTTTCTAATTTGAGGAAAAATCTGGGTCCTGGAATTGATGGTTGGGCCATCTCCTTAAGGGGGATGATGAGCATTGTGGTGCTGATGGGGGCAGTCATCTGTTTCCTGTACTGGTGGGTGAATACGTTTGTTCCCCTTCCCACTCGTAGCAGGAAAAAGAAG GAAAAGCCTAAAATGGGAACAATGGAGAGCTTGAAATTCTTGGTGTCTTCAAGGTATATCAGGGATCTTGCCACTTTGGTGGTTGCATATGGTATTAGCATCAACCTTGTTGAAGTTACCTGGAAATCAAAGCTCAAAGCTCAG TTTCCAAGCCCTAATGAATATTCCTCCTTCATGGGTGACTTCTCAACTGGCACTGGAGTAGCAACATTCATTATGATGTTGCTAAGTCAATTTATATTTGACAAATACGGATGGGGAGTTGCAGCGACGATTACACCCACTGTCCTGCTTCTGACTGGAGTCGGTTTCTTTTCCTTGATATTATTCGGAGATCCATTTGCACCCACTCTTGCAAAGTTTGGGATGACTCCTCTTCTTGCAGCTGTATATGTAGGTGCCTTGCAAAACATTTTCAGTAAGAGTGCAAAGTACAGTTTATTTGATCCTTGCAAAGAAATGGCCTATATTCCATTGGACGAGGACACCAAG GTTAAAGGGAAGGCTGCCATTGATGTTGTCTGCAACCCGTTGGGGAAGTCCGGGGGTGCTCTGATCCAGCAGTTCATGATCTTGACCTTTGGATCACTTGCAAATTCTACCCCATACCTTGGAGGGATACTTATGGTGATTGTTTTTGCATGGCTGTCGGCAGCCAGGTCTTTGGATGTCCAATTCACTGCATTGCGTAGGGAAGAAGAACTTGAGAAGGAGATGGAAAGAGCAGCTGTTAAGATACCAATCGTGTCCGAAAGTGGAAGTGTCTCTCCAAGTGGTTCATCAGTAGACCCAGTAGCGGGTGACTCGCCCGGAAGTTCATCTGAAACATCAACTCCGAGCAATATCTAG